GAGACAAACAGTGGTGGCCCAGAGGTGAGAATGTTTTATGGGGGGAAGATGTGGGAAGGTTTGGAAAGGCTTCAGGAACATGGAGAGTCAAATGAGTGGGATCTGGAGGGGTGAGTTGGAGTGTCTCAGACATTATAAGGTAGAGAAAGGACAGTCCGTGTTTCTGTAAAGAGTTTACCTATAGTGATGCATTCTGACTTTTACTAGGTTTTATCTACCAATTCACTTTTTATGTATTGTGGACATGTCCTAAGGGTTCATAATTTGATGGCAGAGTGTGGGTCCCTGGTTGAAGCACAGGCGATTTCCACGGTAGAAGCCAAAATAAATGGCTAAGACTGGGAGTAAGAATTACACTCTGCTCTTGTTTTGTATTCCCAAAGAAGGAAATTATTAAGACCAATGTGTAAATGTAAACACTGGTGGGGGTATCAGTGTACtccttgacatttctttttttttttttttttttttgtggtacgcgggcctctcactgttgtggcctctcccgtcgcggagcacacgctctggacgcgcaggctcagaggccatggctcacgggcctagtcgctccgtggcatgtgggatcttcctggaccggggcacgaacccgtgtccctgcatcggcaggcggactctcaaccactgctacACTAGGGAAGCCCACTCCTTGACATTTCTTAAATCAGCCTCCCTTAGTTCCACCTAACCTTGATTCTAAGGTTGTGCTTACCTGTTGCCAGGTTAGAATTCCCCTTTAGGCACACAAGGGTAAGATTAAGTGATCGTTTGGCTTTTCTAAGGAACATGGGAGGAGCCCAGAGCTGTAGGAAGTCCTTTACTAAGGAAAGTCAGTGTAGGACATGCCAGTGAGGACCTAGTGCACCAGGAAGGTGTGGTTGTGTCCCTGCTGTTGATTCAAGCAGgtgatatgaaaaaagaaaagttgttaATATAATCAGACACAGAGTGCTATGGTAGGTCTatgggagaaagaaacaaaacaaaacaggtctATGAAAACCTTGTGGAACATGGTTGTGAGCTGTACATTATAGAGGTGAGTCAGAGTTTCAGATCCTAGGTATTTCACCTACATCAGCTTTCACCTCTATTTCATTGTATCCATCTAGTCCTATCGCCACTCCTATAGGAactttttttctctgaagaatAAAATTTGCACATTGTCTTCTGACCACACCTTCATGTCTCTCTATCCTTCCAGTTCTATCACCCAGTTGTCCCTGCCCTTTGTCTCCTTCTGCTTCATCTGGATCTCCAGTTTTGGACCTATTTTCTCGGTGCCCATTAGCCCCACCTGTCTTCACTGATTTTTCTATGAAACTTGAATTGCATGGCCCAGAACTTCAATAACTCTTCCCATTATCCTTAATTCTATTGTTCAACCATCCTCTGCTGCAAGATCCTAACTGTCTGCCTTTTTTGAACCTACTTTGTGGTTACTGAGCACTGgtgaaacaaaaatcacataaCATCACATAACATGAAGCTTGTGtcattatatctattttttaaattaatttttattggagtataattgcttaacaatgttgtgttagtttctactgtacagcaaaatgaatcagccatacatatacatatatcccctcccttttggacttcctttccattcaggtcaccacagagcattgggtagagttccctgtgctatacagtatgttctcattagttatctattttatacgtagtatcaatagtatatatttaAGATTCCCAAACTCAGCTGGGTTTTCACTTCTCAGCAAACTGAAGTAGCCTCTCCTCATTATGCCATTGTTTTCCTCCATAGCGTGTGTCACAAACAGAAATTATGTGGGGAGTGTGTTTGTTTATTGATTGTCTTCCTCTACCGAGGCTCTGTGAAAAAGAGCCTTTGTTTATATTATATGCTCCTCTACTCCCAGTGCCTGGTGCATGACAGATGGTtcttaaacaaatgaacaagcctCAGCTTGGATGTCACTATCTCTAGGAATTGTTCCAGAATCCCTGTCTCCTATCAAGTCTGAGTTAGGGATTTTTCCCTTAGCATCCTGTTTCTCTGTCATAGCATTTTCTGTGCCATATTCCCATTGCCTGTTTACTTACCTTTATCTTTCTCTGCATCAGCACCCTCCAGTAGGACTTTTCACAGGGCTGGGAATattctatatctgtgctgtccaatgcaGTAGCTACTAGGCACACGTGattattgaacatttaaaaagtagctagggacttccctggcagtccagtggttatgactttgtgctttcactgttgagggcctgaattcaatccctggtcagggaaataagatcccacaaaccgtgcagcatggccaaaaaaaaaaaaaaaaaaaaaaaaaaaaatgtggctagtgtgactgaggaaatacacttttacttttatttgattttaattaattttaaatttaaatggccaCACATTTTTCATGGTAACCATGTTGGAGAGCACATGCAACTCTAAATTTTAAGCTCTGTGAGGTGAGGGACTGTGTCTGTCTggttttctgttgtatttttcagggccagcacagtgcctggcgtaTGACAGGCATCCAATAAAAAGGACATATAATCCATAGATTTTGTGTCACTTAGAGGTTGATGCCTTCTATGGTGAGAGGGAGGTGGAATGTGAGAAAATTCTGTTTCAAAAAGGGTTGGATATTTGTGCTGATGATTTTAAGAGATTAAGTTCTTCGTATTGTGTGTGTGAAAGGTCTTCAAATGTAGGCTAGCAATAGTGGCTAGGCTTCAGGTAGCTGAATTTGTGATAGAAATGCTTCTTCTGTCTCAGCTCTCGACTATGccatagaaatttttaaaaatgtaatttcataaATTGTCTGAAGATctacaaaatcaggaaaatgaaggGGACCCCTCCTGGGAATGAAAGACTACCTCAGGATGAAGTGagtatttcttttattcctcttttatgGATGAGTGGCTGTAGCGCCTGCGATTCTTGAGTTAAGAGAATTGATTTGCCAGTTTAGTGATGTGAGCTAACACTTAGTTTGTGCCATATAACAAGCACTAATCTAAGTGTTTTCTATGCATTGATTTGTGTGATTCTCAAGTACtactattatctccactttagagacaagaaaattaaagcaTAGGATTAGTGACTTGCCCAGTGTTACTCAgttcagtggggaaaggaggatttgaacccaggcactctGGCTCAAAATCCACTTTCCTTGTATTGCCTCTTGTATAATCACTTGTGTCTCTCTATACTTCTCATAACTCTAAACAGGTTTGCCATGGCTGTGAaatttgtgtgtgcatatgtggtGAGTGTTTCCTGAAGAAGGTAGTTCTGTGTTGCAGCCTGTGACGTGAGGGGACCGGAATGCACAAGGCCTGGGGTGATGTAACCATGGGCCAGTGGAAAAGAATTCACCTTGGGATTAGAAGCCACTGTGTTCTCACTTATGGAGTTTTGGGAAATGTTACTCACTTCACTTGGTTATTAAAATTACATGTACTATGTATTTGAAAGGGCTTTATAAAGTGTAAAAGGCTCCATCAGTGTGGGTACCTAAGAATATAAAACATTAGCACAGTGACCTTTAAGGAATGCCAGATCTCAGAGATAACACAGCTACAGGACTTAGTGGTTTGCCTAAGATTTGGGGAGAATTCTCACTTTTCTATATCCTGCAGTTCAAGGGTTCATCCTCTTGGAGGGTGAAAGAGAGGCCTGAGGGCTTTCTTGcaatttaggattttctgtgtctTAGAGTTGCTTCAATCCCAGAACAACCTAATGTCTTGGAAATCACCCAGATCACAAGCAGGAAAGGAATTAAAGGGTGAAGggaagtgatggtggtggtggtggtggtggtggtggtggtggtgtgtgtgtgtgtgtgtgtgtgtgtgtgtgtgtgtgtgtgtgtgtgtgactaaaGGCCAATGCAGTCCCCTTGTAACCCCTCCAGGAGACAGAATCTTCAAGCAGCCCATTTATATATACCTCTGCTCTCATGGCTGGTAACACCTACAAAGAGTTGCATGCATTCTTGGCTGGTTCCAGCTCTGACTCTTCAGTGAGTAGCACTCTGTCGCCATGGTCTGTCTGCCTGAGAGTACCACTTGCGGTTCTGGTTGTGATAACACTTCAAGGAGGCACTAGGAGGCCATAGAAGTCAGAAAAAGTCTAGAGAGGTTGCCTTAGGAAGCCatagttttaaaatgtctcttaaaGCTGGAAAAGGAGACTGTGGATAAGTAGCATCAAaagccattaaaattttttgaaataaaaataaatggcaatcTATTTATTAGATCCTAGATTATTATTTCCCTGATATACATGGCACAACTGACACTGATTAAGCTCATACCATGAATTAGCCATTGCAGTAGGTCATACTGACATATTCTATCTCTCTTCACAACGTCCCTGCAAGGGGGACATTATATCTTTATTTGGCAGATAGGACTCAGTGAGGctaagtaacatgcccaaggtgATTGGCTAGTGAATGAGAGAAACCAAGAAATGAAGACgtgaaaaaatgttaaagttcCTACCCTTTCCACTACACCAAGTTGCCTCTCTTAAACGTCAAATGGGAAGGTGTGGGTGGGGACTAAAGTTAAAAACTAGTTAAAGGAGGACCTTTTCAGCGAATAGTAACACTGTGGATGGATATCATCACAGTTGTACATTAGTTTCAAAAGAAAGCTTATGTGGTATCAGGAACCAGCCCTCTTTCCTTTGGTAGAAGAGCCTTCTTAGAGCCCAGACCTACTCTACCAAGACACATTACAATCTGGTTTATTGTAACGGGGGAGATTTTATAAAAGTGGGCTGGTGTGATATGATGGCtcaattttattgagatttaataaaTAAGATGCTAGTCCAATTCCATATGCTCTGCAAATTCTTCTCAATTTAGTCCCCTCCTATCATCATAATAAGCTTTGACTTGAAAATGAACACCTATGGTCATCAGTTTAAAGTACAAATTGAAGctgtaatgttttccttttcagtgTTCCTACCTCCTTCGTAGGGAATTCTTGGTAGTATACAATGTACTATATGCaaattaagttatttaaattttaaatgcttctaGCCATTATCGATTTCCAGGCATCCATTACGATATTTTAAGTGTAACTCTTTCCACTTCAAAGCAAGCGTGGTACCTTAAAGATCTCAAGTTACATACACTTTCGCTATTAGACAGAGTAAACTAGGTACCTTTCAACATAGGCTGTAAaggaggaagacaaagaaaggtgCAGAATATAGTAGAGAGTATTCTAGAGAACTTAGCTGGGAAAATAGAGATCACCAAGGGAAGCTGTCATGTAAACAAAGAAGCCCTGTAGGCTGCGATGGCAGACACTGGGCATGGgtgcttcttccctctctcttcccaagCTCTTGGCACAGACAAGAGTTCACTGCTCAGCTGCATTCTCAGAAAATGTCTCAAAACAGAGCTCACGCAACCGCCACCAACTGATCGGAGTTGACATTCATAATGAACACTATTCTCCATCCaacctctttgtttttttctgccttgAGGGAAGgattgaattattttataaatcccTTAGGAtacagaggaaaagagggagggcaGATTCAGAGTTTTCTGCTCTCTGATATAGATTGACTAAATGATGGTTGATTGTAAAACATGTATAACAAAGTActactctttccatttttttattagcTCATAGCCAGCAAGGAAATTGATCTGAAAGGATTTTCCCAGAAGTGTCAGGAGTGCTTGGCTCTATGGGGTTATCAGTATTGTTTTTTTGGTCTACTTTTGTTTGGctacattttctgattttcagtAATGATTTAAATTGTTCTGTCACAgcgacaaaaagaaaaaaaacaggagcTTAATGAAAGaagtagtaaaatatatattttttgataggTTGTTTTACCTTTTTTGCTAGCACAAGCAGCTAGAATGAGAATAACACTGAAAATACACTagacacacaaaatgaaaaggtagaacAAAATCctcaattttggaaaaattattttaaagatgtaaacCATCATAAATAATTGTAAAAGAGCTTCATCGTATGCCAAGTTACCcatactaaaaaggaaaaaaaaacctcactgagAATATTTGCTGTCTTAAAATTGTTAACTACTgcatagataaacaaaataatatttataagcaCATGTTTAAGATGCAGATGTATAAAAGCACAACAGATACCTGTGTACCCACCACCCAATTAATTTATGAAATAGAATATGATCATTAGCTCCAAAGCCCCATGTGCCTCTCCAGTCCCATTCACTTCCCACTCCCCTGAAGTAACTACTTTTCTGAATTTGGAGGTTTTatccctttgcttttcttttaagttttgtatcagtaaacaatatattgtttaatttgtacattttataccTTAAATACATGAAATCATATTATGTATATTCTGCAACTGGCTAAGATTCATTCACATTGTTATTTTAACTGTAGTTCACTTTTGCGGTTGTGTAATTTTCCACtacatgaatataccacaatttatttgtccattttattgttggtcactttattattttttaaaataaatttatttatttttggctgcattgggtcttcgttgctgcacgcgggctttctctagttgcagcgagcgggggctactcttcgttatggtacatggacttctcattgcagaaCCACGGGccctaggtgtgtgggcttcagtagttgtggcacatgggctcagtagttgtggctcgcgggctctagagcacaggctcagtagctgtggcacatggatttagttgctccacagcatgtgggatcttcctggaccagggctcgaacctgtgtcccctgaattggcaggcagattcttaaccactgagccaccagggaaggccctggttggtcactttttatttatttatttctttttttcttttgctttaacaaACAGGGCTGCTAAGAAGTTTTTCTAGCATGGGGACTGctatatcataggatatgtgtaTCTTCAAAATTAATTGATAATGCCACAATATGATCCAAACAATTTATACTTCCTTATACTTCTGCAGTGGATAAGACTACTTTccgggggactttcctggcggcccagtggttaagactcgtgcttccaatgcagggggcatgggtttgatccctggtcgaggactaagagcccacatgctgtgcagcacggggaaaaaaaatttaaaaaatttttttaaattaaaaaaagactaatttcCATTTATCCATGTCCTCACCAATGTTTGGAATTGTCAAATTTTAATACTTGCTTTTCTGGTCGTGGTTAagtggcatctcactgtggtttaaattttcatttccctggttACCATTGATGAGTTTAAGCGCCTTTTCACATATTAGTTTGCCAGTTGTGTTTCTTCACGTGTAAAGTGCTGCTCTAATCTTCTGCTCATGTatctattgggttgtttgtctttttcttatagaTTTATGGGActtctctgtatattctggatactaaaaCTCTGTCGGTTGTATGGGCCTTCACATTATCTTCTCACAAGTTTTAGATTGTTTTTCCACTTTCTCTGATGTTTTAGTCAACAGAAGGTcccaattttaatataatttatcttatCAACTTTTCCTTCATGATTTTCATTCTGTACCCTTTACAACTCCTCTGTCATGAATTTCTTGTTATATGTGTTCTTCTAAAAGTGTTatggtattttctttctcagttaaGTTTTCGATCCACTTGAAGCTGATTTATGTGtaatgttttttcatttcatatggAGCTATGAGAATGACTATTAATATAGTTCTTTCCTGTCAATTATACATTTACAcatttgatgttttctttctatattcCAAAACTTACATTTATGAAAATTGATTTTGCAAATTTATTGTGCATATTTTTCTGGTCCTTTTAGGCTATTTGAGATATCTATTGTGTTAACCAATAGATATAAGCTTTCCCTTGAATCTTTGTGTTTTCAACAAATCTGGTGTTTGCTTCTGAGTGAATGATGAAAAAGCTCCATCAGAACAGAATCCTGTGACATGCCTCTCCAGATTGTTCTTCCAAGCTGAATTCTATTCACAAATCAAAACTCTAGAGATGTACCTTTTAAAGCAGCTACAAATCCGCTAATCAATATCATCAACTTATTTTTTCTAGGTAATCTGtagcaaatattaaatacattcccCAACTCCCCCCCCGCCGCCACTCCAGAATCTAATGTGTCTGGCTACATCCCTCCACGGACCCTCAGGAAATTCAGATGCCTTTTAATATTGTATAGCCAGGGAGGTAAATTGAAATAATATGCTAGACCTTGTAGAATTATATATGCCATTACTAATACTCCCTTCCATTTGTAAATGTCATGgagctgtgtgtgtgcgtgtgtgtgtgtgtgtgtgtgtgtgtgtgtgagtgtgtgttaaTGTCTTTCCAGTAATTTATTTATGCAGAAGCAGATTGGTATTTGGTTAAAATTTTAGGCTCTAGAGAATAATTACCTGGGATCAAATTCTTACCCTCTACTTATACCTTTGTAACGTCAGGCAAGGAACCTATCCTCTTCACACCCTAGTGTCTCACTCTGAGCATAGACACTGTGATTGTTCCTATCCTTAGGTTGTGGTTGGGCCTGGAGAATACAGGGGCATGAGGATACACTCTCACCCTCTCAGCTGCCTGCATGGGGCAGTGTTCCCAACCCTCCTCCTGCTTCACCATGTTTTACCCCTCCCCCAGAAGATTAGAGCTTCGGACTGCTTCAGTCCGATAATATAAGGTGGGCAGAGAATGGGAGCCAGTCTCTAATCTGTATAATTGTGGGGCATGTTTGGTGGGGTTTAACTTATGCTCTGCCTAATTAGGGCTAAAACTGTTATATGCCATCACAAACTCCAGCTGAACATATATTCATGAAATTTGGGACttattgtatatattatgtgGCAACTTACCGTTTTCAGATAACGCAACGTGGTGAACCATTTCCTGCGTCATATTCTTCAGTACCTTTCTTAGttttgttcagaaaatattttcgtATTTTACTGTTCACATTGTGTTAGAATGAATAGCCATTTCTTTACATCTGAGttcacatctttatttcttaagTTAAATACCAGGAGGTGGATTGCTAGATGATAATCATTTGCTCTCTTTTGTGAAGAATCTTTAATTCACTATAAGATCCAGACTGACCTAAGGATTTCACTTTTTAATCATTTCCTTCCTTAAtttgaatgaaagaaatagagCTATCTTTAGGGTGTGTGTCTGTGGACAAATCACCCTCATTGCTTTCTGTTACATTGCATAACTTCAGGGAtgccattcatttttttattctatgTGTCCTTGAAGCCCCTCCATGACAGAACACTTCTAGAGGTGACACCCGTTTAAATGGTCACCTCTTAAACAGGACCTTTTCAACGGAGAGGGACAAAGCCAGTTTTGCTTTGGCAATTACTGGCATTtgatgaacatacacacaaacacacacacacagatatacacacacttGCATATCATTTATTCGTACCTCTCTTATACTTCAGACTCCAaagttattttccaaataaaagggCATCCGGAGAGGAAAACCTTGAGCTGCCTGCTTTGGTTCATGCCATCCAGATTGCTCCCAAAACAGAGATAATGAGGATATATGTAAtgattgtgggttttttttttttccatctaagaTTGTGTCTTTattgttgttctttctttctttttttttttttaacatctttattggagtataattgctttacaatcttgtgttagtttctgctgtataacaaagtgaatcagctatacatatgcatatatccccatatcgcctccctcttgcgtctccctcccactctccctatcccacccctctaggtggtcacaaagcaccgagctgatctccctgtgctatgcggctgcttcccactagctatctattttacatttggtagtgtatatatgtccttgccactctctcagttcgtcccagcttacccttccccctccccatgtcccctcaggtccattctctacgtctgcgtctttcttcctgtcctgccccgaggttcttcagaacccttttttttttttttttagattcctatatatgtgttagcatacggtatttgtatttctctttctgacttacttcagtctgtatgatagactctaagtccatccacctcactacaaataactcaatttcgtttctttttatggctgagtaatattccattgtatatatgtgccacatcttctttatccattcatctctcgatggacacttaggttgcttccatgacctggctattgtaaacagagctgcaatgaacattgtggtacatgactctttttgaattatggttttctcagggtatatgcccagcagagggattgctgggtcgtatgttagttttatttttagttttttaaggaacctccatactgttttccatagtggctgtatcaatttacattcccttcaacagtgcaagagggttgccttttctccacaccctctccagcatttattgtttgtagattttttgatgatggccattctgactggtgggaggtgatacctcactgtagttttgatttgcatttctctaatgattagtgatataaCGATTGTGttttataagtatataattttattcatggTGTCCACCCTCAGGCATATAGGACTTGTGAATCTTTAAGGCTTGTGAATCTTTAAGGCTCACAGGagttcctcctctccttccttgatGGGAATAATGAAAAGGGACCCAGCctataatataaaaaaggaaagacagaaccTGCCAAGGCATACCATGACAAAAGTGTCACTGTGGACTGATTCTGCCCTGCTTTTTTCAGGGGTCATAACAACACGTGGTATTAATTTGATTGAAGAAAAACTTTTCTGTCCTCTACACCTGTGAGATCAAGAATGTCTGAATATAGAAACTTTAACCTCTGTCCCAtcattcttttctctagttgtgctaTTTAAGTTACTTTACCttgtattaattattttgtaCTGTCTTCCTAAGTTCAACACTTCCTTAGGACCACGCAAACTAAGGTTTATAAGTTTTACATTGGGATtgagttttctcatttaacaTCATTCATCTTTCCTGATGACAGTCTGTACCTTTATTCCCATGTCTCCattcaaagaaaaaactaaaagggAAAGAAGGTCAATAGGAAGTTACTGAATAAGAGGGATCCCAGGAGGGATTTGAGCTTGAGTCCTTGAGAATGAGACACTTCATGCTAATGTGGATAATTAGAGTGAGTTTCTCCCTAGTGAAAAATTTTAGCATCAACTTAAAAGAGAGCTTTACCCCAAAGAGGAATCAACAATTACTGTCCCAAGGTTTCCTAGAGCTGAACCATGCCTTACATATGTTTGATGCTGATACTGATGGAAAAGACCTGTATCCCTAATCACCATATCAAAACAGTAGATGAGAGTCCGCGCCGAGAGTTCTGAGCCAACGGTTCCTTTgcgggccccgccgccgccgccgcccccacTCCTCGTTGGAGAGAAGATGGTGGGCCGGAACAGCGCCATCGCCGCCGGCGTGTGCGGGGCCCTTTTCATCGGGTACTGCATTTACTTCGACCGCAAGAGACGGAGTGACCCCAACTTCAAAAACAGGCTGCGGGAacgaagaaagaaacagaagcttgcCAAGGAGAGAGCTGGACTTTCCAAGTTACCTGACCTTAAAGATGCTGAAGCCGTTCAGAAATTCTTCCTTGAAGAAATACAGCTTGGTGAAGAGTTACTAGCTCAAGGTGAATATGAGAAGGGTGTGGACCATCTGACAAATGCAATTGCTGTGTGTGGACAGCCACAGCGGTTACTGCAAGTGTTGCAGCAAACTCTTCCACCACCAGTGTTCCAGATGCTTCTGACTAAGCTCCCAACAATTAGTCAG
This genomic interval from Physeter macrocephalus isolate SW-GA chromosome 4, ASM283717v5, whole genome shotgun sequence contains the following:
- the LOC102990431 gene encoding mitochondrial import receptor subunit TOM20 homolog — translated: MVGRNSAIAAGVCGALFIGYCIYFDRKRRSDPNFKNRLRERRKKQKLAKERAGLSKLPDLKDAEAVQKFFLEEIQLGEELLAQGEYEKGVDHLTNAIAVCGQPQRLLQVLQQTLPPPVFQMLLTKLPTISQRILSAQSLAEDDVE